A single window of Drosophila suzukii chromosome 3, CBGP_Dsuzu_IsoJpt1.0, whole genome shotgun sequence DNA harbors:
- the SMSr gene encoding ceramide phosphoethanolamine synthase, translated as MCDGEIGDPVTQPRSEGGGLISTDPEARTHYLDPADKHLTNGSPEPEPVDPLLVAQWSTEDVSNWACYTEHFSRILLDCLRLEAIDGEVLLSLTEEDVRDLRYRLGYKLTFGELKKFWLAALKLQLLVKSSSAESVMLGIESHGGHSVYMPLNTTTGGGGGPPSTSTCPCPQVECPSYVSDCDTYLRMGGRYVPPEYFKTAMSLGYSFVVTWITSLTMVIVHERVPDMKRYPPLPDIFLDNVPHIPWAFNMCEITGSLLFTIWVVVLIFHKYRLVLLRRFFALAGTVFLLRCVTMLITSLSVPGTHLQCSQKDFAIDDPNVDMVGALIIRMSRAYRIWSGLGMSIQGVRTCGDYMFSGHTVALTLLNFFITEYTPRNLYFLHTLTWLLNMFGIFFILAAHEHYSIDVFVAFYITSRLFLYYHTLANNRALMQSDSKRTRVWFPMFSYFESSVDGMVPNEYDTLGSLIDGIIEQIFKVKDQMVLTVKRNWVDAPLSDSSSVNIFDSESDRFIHNGTSAPASFRFHQSMVGGLGHQGGQTHLNNARPTAATPTAAATSAAKSLPSQKKTFRDASVDPFSRTTFVTGQEPSKDTPLKEKKQL; from the exons ATGTGCGACGGTGAAATTGGCGATCCGGTGACTCAGCCACGTTCCGAGGGCGGTGGATTGATATCGACGGATCCGGAGGCCCGGACGCACTACCTCGATCCGGCGGACAAGCACCTGACAAATGGATCACCCGAACCGGAGCCCGTGGATCCCCTTCTGGTGGCCCAGTGGTCCACGGAGGATGTGTCCAATTGGGCCTGCTATACAGAGCACTTCTCGCGCATCCTGCTCGACTGCCTGCGCCTGGAGGCCATCGACGGCGAGGTCCTGCTCTCCCTCACCGAGGAGGATGTGCGGGATTTGCGCTACCGCCTGGGCTACAAACTCACCTTCGGGGAGCTCAAGAAATTCTGGCTCGCCGCGCTCAAACTACAGCTGCTGGTGAAGAGCAGCTCCGCGGAGTCCGTGATGCTGGGCATCGAGAGCCATGGCGGCCACTCCGTCTATATGCCACTTAACACCACTACCGGCGGCGGTGGTGGTCCTCCTTCGACATCCACGTGCCCCTGCCCGCAGGTCGAGTGCCCCAGCTATGTGTCCGATTGCGATACCTATTTGCGCATGGGCGGACGCTATGTTCCGCCGGAGTACTTCAAGACCGCCATGAGCTTAG GCTACTCGTTCGTGGTCACCTGGATAACTTCGTTAACGATGGTTATCGTGCATGAGCGGGTTCCGGACATGAAGCGCTATCCGCCGCTGCCGGATATCTTCCTGGATAATGTGCCACACATTCCGTGGGCCTTCAATATGTGCGAGATCACTGGCTCGCTGCTGTTCACCATTTGGGTGGTCGTCCTGATCTTCCACAAGTACCGATTGGTCCTTCTGCGGCGATTCTTCGCTCTGGCGGGCACGGTTTTCCTGCTGCGCTGCGTCACCATGCTGATCACCTCGCTGAGCGTGCCGGGAACGCATCTGCAGTGCAGCCAAAAGGACTTTGCCATAGATGATCCCAATGTGGACATGGTGGGTGCCTTGATCATCCGGATGTCGCGGGCCTATCGCATCTGGAGCGGCCTGGGAATGTCCATTCAGGGTGTGCGTACCTGCGGCGATTACATGTTCAGTGGTCACACCGTGGCCCTGACCCTGCTCAACTTTTTTATCACTGAGT ATACGCCACGCAATTTGTACTTCCTGCACACGCTCACCTGGCTGCTCAACATGTTCGGAATCTTCTTCATCCTGGCTGCCCATGAGCACTACTCAATCGATGTGTTCGTTGCCTTCTATATCACCTCACGCCTGTTTCTCTATTACCATACGCTGGCGAACAATAGG GCTCTCATGCAAAGCGACTCTAAGAGGACGCGTGTTTGGTTTCCCATGTTCAGCTATTTCGAGAGCAGCGTCGATGGAATGGTGCCCAATGAATATGACACACTTGGCTCTCTAATagatgggattattgagcagaTCTTCAAGGTCAAGGATCAGATGGTCTTAACCGTAAAGCGCAACTGGGTGGATGCTCCGCTGAGCGACAGTTCATCGGTTAACATATTTGACTCCGAATCGGATAGGTTTATACACAATGGAACATCTGCACCCGCTTCTTTCCGCTTTCACCAGTCGATGGTTGGCGGATTGGGTCACCAGGGAGGCCAGACACATCTGAATAATGCTCGACCCAcggctgccacgcccaccgctGCCGCAACGTCAGCGGCAAAGAGTTTACCGAGCCAGAAGAAGACCTTTAGGGACGCAAGTGTGGATCCCTTCTCCAGGACGACGTTCGTCACAGGCCAGGAGCCATCTAAGGACACACCGCTGAAGGAAAAGAAACAGCTCTGA
- the smid gene encoding nuclear valosin-containing protein-like isoform X1, with protein MKKAKPLLHDHLITIRVKKYLEEHIGETYLDVKQMTRELMQKYPEYSRRKFGPFRQLVHQAFSIISDSYNLDKVSSSEDDCISEEFEAPPTNSVMNNMMNSLYSQSVPRKPLAAKPISEPIDISSGDDNDDDSNTNTTNGDGPTAPHPPAVQPNALKRLMEDVPETTAAPKKSAKPNTHQGAGPESAHKFPTGMGPRGKNHSEDAGQRKEHRNASSLYQQLHQNQNRDRPRKYKKELEVQHTTESFRDIGGMDSTLKELCEMLIHIKSPEFYFQLGLLPSRGLLLHGPPGCGKTFLARAISGQLKMPLLEVPATELIGGISGESEERIREVFEQAMGYSPCVLFIDEIDAIGGNRQWASKDMERRIVSQLISSLDNLKANEFGQSVVVIAATTRPDVLDPGLRRIGRFDHEIAIHIPSRKERREILRIQCEGLSIDPKLNYDKIAELTPGYVGADLMALVSRAASVAVKRRSMKKFRELHAASEKNMTTVTLDDDEPIEESGDKAKQETEAEPKGEKEAEKEAETEEKADGDKEATDKEKSEDDTAKTEFPKKATNGKSPEKPTDAAMEVDEEAAEEPEKSAEQQANSSNDEYYEPTLAELTNFLDNPPEEFADPNFCLTLVDFVDAIKVMQPSAKREGFVTVPDTTWDDIGALEKIREELKLAVLAPVKYPEMLERLGLTAPSGVLLCGPPGCGKTLLAKAIANEAGINFISVKGPELMNMYVGESERAVRACFQRARNSAPCVIFFDEFDSLCPKRSDGGDGNNSGTRIVNQLLTEMDGVEERKGVYILAATNRPDIIDPAILRPGRLDTILYVGLPEQSERAEILKATTKNGKRPVLAEDVNLDEIAAQTEGYTGADLAGLVKQASMFSLRQSLNDGDTKLDDLCVRSQHFKEALQQLRPSVNEQDRKIYDKLRLKYAAPRVPTFDDK; from the exons ATGAAGAAGGCCAAGCCGCTGCTGCACGACCATTTGATAACGATCCGAGTGAAGAAG TACCTCGAGGAGCACATCGGCGAGACCTACCTGGATGTGAAGCAGATGACCAGGGAGTTGATGCAAAAGTACCCGGAGTACTCGCGACGCAAATTTGGACCCTTCAGGCAGTTGGTGCACCAAG CATTTTCCATCATCTCGGATAGCTACAACTTGGACAAGGTAAGCAGCTCGGAGGACGACTGCATCAGCGAGGAATTCGAGGCACCACCCACCAATAGTGTGATGAACAATATGATGAACAGTCTGTACAGCCAGTCTGTGCCAAGGAAGCCATTGGCCGCCAAGCCCATCAGCGAACCCATCGATATATCCAGCGGGGACGACAACGACGATGACTCCAATACCAACACCACCAACGGGGACGGTCCTACCGCGCCTCACCCTCCAGCTGTTCAGCCCAACGCCTTGAAACGCCTGATGGAAGATGTGCCGGAGACAACAGCAGCTCCTAAGAAAT CAGCTAAACCGAATACCCATCAAGGCGCTGGCCCGGAGTCAGCACATAAAT TTCCAACAGGTATGGGTCCTAGGGGTAAAAATCACTCTGAGGACGCCGGTCAACGCAAGGAGCATCGCAATGCGTCCAGTTTGTATCAGCAGCTgcatcaaaaccaaaaccggGACCGCCCACGGAAGTACAAGAAGGAGCTGGAGGTGCAGCACACCACAGAGAGTTTCCGGGACATTGGCGGAATGGATAGCACCCTGAAGGAGCTGTGCGAGATGCTGATCCATATTAAGTCGCCGGAGTTCTATTTTCAATTGGGACTGCTGCCCTCGAGAGGTCTTTTGCTGCACGGTCCGCCAGGTTGTGGCAAAACCTTTCTAGCCCGTGCCATAAGTGGG CAACTGAAAATGCCGCTGCTGGAAGTGCCAGCCACAGAGCTGATTGGTGGCATCTCTGGCGAGTCGGAGGAGCGCATCCGAGAGGTATTCGAACAGGCAATGGGCTACTCGCCTTGCGTTCTCTTCATCGACGAAATCGACGCCATCGGCGGCAACCGCCAGTGGGCGTCCAAGGACATGGAGCGGCGCATTGTGTCGCAGCTGATAAGCAGCTTGGATAACCTAAAGGCCAATGAGTTTGGTCAGTCTGTGGTGGTTATTGCGGCAACCACACGTCCCGATGTCCTGGATCCCGGTCTACGCCGCATTGGCCGCTTTGATCACGAAATTGCCATACACATACCGTCGCGTAAGGAGCGTCGTGAGATTCTGCGCATCCAGTGCGAGGGCTTGTCCATCGATCCGAAGCTTAATTATGATAAGATTGCCGAACTAACTCCAGGTTATGTGGGCGCTGATCTGATGGCTTTAGTCAGCCGTGCAGCTTCAGTGGCCGTAAAGCGTAGGTCCATGAAGAAGTTCCGTGAACTGCACGCTGCCAGCGAGAAGAACATGACCACGGTAACTCTGGATGACGATGAGCCCATCGAGGAGTCTGGTGACAAAGCTAAACAAGAAACGGAGGCTGAGCCAAAAGGTGAAAAAGAAGCTGAAAAGGAGGCTGAGACCGAAGAAAAGGCGGATGGTGACAAGGAGGCGACCGATAAGGAAAAGTCCGAGGACGACACAGCCAAAACAGAATTCCCCAAGAAAGCGACCAATGGCAAGTCACCTGAGAAACCAACGGACGCCGCCATGGAGGTGGACGAAGAGGCTGCCGAAGAGCCGGAAAAATCCGCAGAGCAGCAAGCAAACTCCTCCAACGACGAATACTACGAGCCCACGCTGGCCGAGCTGACCAACTTTCTGGACAATCCTCCAGAGGAGTTTGCTGATCCAAATTTCTGCCTAACTCTCGTCGATTTCGTGGACGCCATCAAGGTAATGCAACCTTCGGCCAAGCGCGAGGGCTTTGTCACTGTGCCGGACACCACTTGGGATGATATTGGAGCCCTTGAAAAAATTCGCGAAGAGCTTAAGTTGGCTGTATTAGCGCCAGTTAAGTATCCAGAGATGCTTGAACGCCTTGGGTTGACTGCTCCTTCGGGTGTTCTGCTTTGCGGTCCGCCAGGTTGCGGTAAAACTCTTTTGGCCAAGGCTATTGCCAATGAAGCTGGCATCAATTTTATATCGGTTAAGGGACCCGAGCTTATGAACATG TATGTTGGCGAAAGCGAGCGCGCTGTGCGTGCCTGTTTCCAGCGTGCCCGCAACTCTGCACCCTGCGTCATCTTTTTTGATGAGTTCGACTCGTTGTGTCCCAAACGATCGGACGGTGGCGATGGCAACAATTCCGGAACCCGCATAGTTAACCAGCTGCTGACCGAAATGGACGGCGTGGAGGAGCGGAAGGGCGTTTATATCTTGGCGGCCACCAACAGACCGGATATCATTGATCCGGCTATCCTGCGACCTGGTCGTTTGGACACCATTCTGTACGTGGGTTTGCCCGAGCAGAGCGAACGTGCAGAGATTCTAAAGGCCACCACAAAG AACGGAAAGCGTCCTGTGCTGGCGGAGGATGTAAATCTCGACGAGATTGCCGCACAAACTGAGGGCTACACTGGCGCAGATTTGGCAGGACTGGTTAAGCAGGCCTCTATGTTCTCCCTGCGCCAATCTCTAAACGATGGCGACACAAAACTCGACGATCTGTGCGTACGCAGCCAGCACTTCAAAGAGGCTCTGCAGCAGTTGCGCCCCTCAGTTAACGAGCAG GATCGCAAAATATATGATAAACTGCGCTTAAAATACGCTGCACCTAGGGTACCCACCTTTGATGACAAGTAA
- the smid gene encoding nuclear valosin-containing protein-like isoform X2, with amino-acid sequence MKKAKPLLHDHLITIRVKKYLEEHIGETYLDVKQMTRELMQKYPEYSRRKFGPFRQLVHQAFSIISDSYNLDKVSSSEDDCISEEFEAPPTNSVMNNMMNSLYSQSVPRKPLAAKPISEPIDISSGDDNDDDSNTNTTNGDGPTAPHPPAVQPNALKRLMEDVPETTAAPKKSKPNTHQGAGPESAHKFPTGMGPRGKNHSEDAGQRKEHRNASSLYQQLHQNQNRDRPRKYKKELEVQHTTESFRDIGGMDSTLKELCEMLIHIKSPEFYFQLGLLPSRGLLLHGPPGCGKTFLARAISGQLKMPLLEVPATELIGGISGESEERIREVFEQAMGYSPCVLFIDEIDAIGGNRQWASKDMERRIVSQLISSLDNLKANEFGQSVVVIAATTRPDVLDPGLRRIGRFDHEIAIHIPSRKERREILRIQCEGLSIDPKLNYDKIAELTPGYVGADLMALVSRAASVAVKRRSMKKFRELHAASEKNMTTVTLDDDEPIEESGDKAKQETEAEPKGEKEAEKEAETEEKADGDKEATDKEKSEDDTAKTEFPKKATNGKSPEKPTDAAMEVDEEAAEEPEKSAEQQANSSNDEYYEPTLAELTNFLDNPPEEFADPNFCLTLVDFVDAIKVMQPSAKREGFVTVPDTTWDDIGALEKIREELKLAVLAPVKYPEMLERLGLTAPSGVLLCGPPGCGKTLLAKAIANEAGINFISVKGPELMNMYVGESERAVRACFQRARNSAPCVIFFDEFDSLCPKRSDGGDGNNSGTRIVNQLLTEMDGVEERKGVYILAATNRPDIIDPAILRPGRLDTILYVGLPEQSERAEILKATTKNGKRPVLAEDVNLDEIAAQTEGYTGADLAGLVKQASMFSLRQSLNDGDTKLDDLCVRSQHFKEALQQLRPSVNEQDRKIYDKLRLKYAAPRVPTFDDK; translated from the exons ATGAAGAAGGCCAAGCCGCTGCTGCACGACCATTTGATAACGATCCGAGTGAAGAAG TACCTCGAGGAGCACATCGGCGAGACCTACCTGGATGTGAAGCAGATGACCAGGGAGTTGATGCAAAAGTACCCGGAGTACTCGCGACGCAAATTTGGACCCTTCAGGCAGTTGGTGCACCAAG CATTTTCCATCATCTCGGATAGCTACAACTTGGACAAGGTAAGCAGCTCGGAGGACGACTGCATCAGCGAGGAATTCGAGGCACCACCCACCAATAGTGTGATGAACAATATGATGAACAGTCTGTACAGCCAGTCTGTGCCAAGGAAGCCATTGGCCGCCAAGCCCATCAGCGAACCCATCGATATATCCAGCGGGGACGACAACGACGATGACTCCAATACCAACACCACCAACGGGGACGGTCCTACCGCGCCTCACCCTCCAGCTGTTCAGCCCAACGCCTTGAAACGCCTGATGGAAGATGTGCCGGAGACAACAGCAGCTCCTAAGAAAT CTAAACCGAATACCCATCAAGGCGCTGGCCCGGAGTCAGCACATAAAT TTCCAACAGGTATGGGTCCTAGGGGTAAAAATCACTCTGAGGACGCCGGTCAACGCAAGGAGCATCGCAATGCGTCCAGTTTGTATCAGCAGCTgcatcaaaaccaaaaccggGACCGCCCACGGAAGTACAAGAAGGAGCTGGAGGTGCAGCACACCACAGAGAGTTTCCGGGACATTGGCGGAATGGATAGCACCCTGAAGGAGCTGTGCGAGATGCTGATCCATATTAAGTCGCCGGAGTTCTATTTTCAATTGGGACTGCTGCCCTCGAGAGGTCTTTTGCTGCACGGTCCGCCAGGTTGTGGCAAAACCTTTCTAGCCCGTGCCATAAGTGGG CAACTGAAAATGCCGCTGCTGGAAGTGCCAGCCACAGAGCTGATTGGTGGCATCTCTGGCGAGTCGGAGGAGCGCATCCGAGAGGTATTCGAACAGGCAATGGGCTACTCGCCTTGCGTTCTCTTCATCGACGAAATCGACGCCATCGGCGGCAACCGCCAGTGGGCGTCCAAGGACATGGAGCGGCGCATTGTGTCGCAGCTGATAAGCAGCTTGGATAACCTAAAGGCCAATGAGTTTGGTCAGTCTGTGGTGGTTATTGCGGCAACCACACGTCCCGATGTCCTGGATCCCGGTCTACGCCGCATTGGCCGCTTTGATCACGAAATTGCCATACACATACCGTCGCGTAAGGAGCGTCGTGAGATTCTGCGCATCCAGTGCGAGGGCTTGTCCATCGATCCGAAGCTTAATTATGATAAGATTGCCGAACTAACTCCAGGTTATGTGGGCGCTGATCTGATGGCTTTAGTCAGCCGTGCAGCTTCAGTGGCCGTAAAGCGTAGGTCCATGAAGAAGTTCCGTGAACTGCACGCTGCCAGCGAGAAGAACATGACCACGGTAACTCTGGATGACGATGAGCCCATCGAGGAGTCTGGTGACAAAGCTAAACAAGAAACGGAGGCTGAGCCAAAAGGTGAAAAAGAAGCTGAAAAGGAGGCTGAGACCGAAGAAAAGGCGGATGGTGACAAGGAGGCGACCGATAAGGAAAAGTCCGAGGACGACACAGCCAAAACAGAATTCCCCAAGAAAGCGACCAATGGCAAGTCACCTGAGAAACCAACGGACGCCGCCATGGAGGTGGACGAAGAGGCTGCCGAAGAGCCGGAAAAATCCGCAGAGCAGCAAGCAAACTCCTCCAACGACGAATACTACGAGCCCACGCTGGCCGAGCTGACCAACTTTCTGGACAATCCTCCAGAGGAGTTTGCTGATCCAAATTTCTGCCTAACTCTCGTCGATTTCGTGGACGCCATCAAGGTAATGCAACCTTCGGCCAAGCGCGAGGGCTTTGTCACTGTGCCGGACACCACTTGGGATGATATTGGAGCCCTTGAAAAAATTCGCGAAGAGCTTAAGTTGGCTGTATTAGCGCCAGTTAAGTATCCAGAGATGCTTGAACGCCTTGGGTTGACTGCTCCTTCGGGTGTTCTGCTTTGCGGTCCGCCAGGTTGCGGTAAAACTCTTTTGGCCAAGGCTATTGCCAATGAAGCTGGCATCAATTTTATATCGGTTAAGGGACCCGAGCTTATGAACATG TATGTTGGCGAAAGCGAGCGCGCTGTGCGTGCCTGTTTCCAGCGTGCCCGCAACTCTGCACCCTGCGTCATCTTTTTTGATGAGTTCGACTCGTTGTGTCCCAAACGATCGGACGGTGGCGATGGCAACAATTCCGGAACCCGCATAGTTAACCAGCTGCTGACCGAAATGGACGGCGTGGAGGAGCGGAAGGGCGTTTATATCTTGGCGGCCACCAACAGACCGGATATCATTGATCCGGCTATCCTGCGACCTGGTCGTTTGGACACCATTCTGTACGTGGGTTTGCCCGAGCAGAGCGAACGTGCAGAGATTCTAAAGGCCACCACAAAG AACGGAAAGCGTCCTGTGCTGGCGGAGGATGTAAATCTCGACGAGATTGCCGCACAAACTGAGGGCTACACTGGCGCAGATTTGGCAGGACTGGTTAAGCAGGCCTCTATGTTCTCCCTGCGCCAATCTCTAAACGATGGCGACACAAAACTCGACGATCTGTGCGTACGCAGCCAGCACTTCAAAGAGGCTCTGCAGCAGTTGCGCCCCTCAGTTAACGAGCAG GATCGCAAAATATATGATAAACTGCGCTTAAAATACGCTGCACCTAGGGTACCCACCTTTGATGACAAGTAA
- the LOC108005801 gene encoding carboxypeptidase B1, translating to MAAISKRNTQTAKDRSRDAPITPLRRMVIPRPDILHTYLEYKQINQYLEYLVQRYPHFVRMHTLGLTHEKREVRALEINWMNSDNVELSPLIREQSPRSFDIAPNGKSTVPVVHQGEHCRKTVFIEAGTHAREWITISTALNCIYQLTERYTRNIEVLRKLRFIIVPLVNPDGYEYSRTKNAKWRKNRRPHKSSKFVGTDCNRNYDIFWNSGPSKVNRNTYKGECPFSEPETRAMRNMLNRMSSNLLFFLSLHSYGQSIMYPWGYCRDNPLYWRELSSLANSGRSAIKSYNGREYRTGSISCLTKRTIAGSVVDYVYGVLKVPMALVMELPSRELGFQPPVEMISQIGHESWYGIREMCKRSYDLRLQIVRENEPPLPRPPRFEAGNEGVATETLTASTEESTAAGGDCAKSKPKKKRAKRTVRATHDEILRIQKGFKASEPHVLPEGIQALPAGLFPRQLEPRVPPVKRSGLSRDGRGGGDGVILTSHGKPPISSTMPLGVFL from the exons ATGGCGGCCATATCCAAACGTAATACTCAGACGGCAAAGGACCGGAGCCGAGATGCTCCCATAACGCCACTGCGCCGGATGGTCATTCCACGGCCGGACATCCTGCACACCTATCTGGAGTACAAGCAGATCAATCAGTATCTGGAGTACCTGGTCCAGCGGTATCCCCATTTCGTGCGCATGCACACCTTGGGACTCACGCACGAGAAGAGAGAAGTTCGAGCTCTGGAGATCAACTGGATGAACTCGGATAACGTGGAGTTATCCCCGCTAATCCGGGAGCAATCGCCGCGCTCCTTCGATATCGCTCCCAATGGAAAGTCCACTGTTCCGGTGGTCCACCAGGGTGAGCACTGCCGAAAAACTGTCTTCATAGAGGCGGGAACCCATGCCCGCGAATGGATCACCATCTCCACGGCCCTCAATTGCATCTACCAGCTGACGGAGCGATACACCAGGAACATTGAGGTGCTCCGCAAGCTGCGCTTCATCATCGTCCCGCTGGTCAATCCCGATGGCTACGAGTACTCCCGCACCAAG AACGCCAAGTGGCGCAAGAACCGGCGACCCCACAAATCCAGCAAATTTGTGGGCACCGATTGCAACCGAAACTACGACATATTCTGGAACAGCGGGCCCAGCAAGGTCAATCGCAACACCTACAAAGGTGAATGTCCGTTTTCCGAGCCGGAAACGCGGGCCATGAGGAACATGCTCAACCGGATGAGTTCCAATTTGCTCTTCTTTCTGTCGCTGCACTCGTATGGCCAGAGCATAATGTACCCATGGGGCTACTGCCGTGATAACCCACTGTACTGGCGGGAACTGAGCTCACTAGCGAATTCTGGAAGGAGTGCCATTAAATCATACAACGGACGAGAGTACCGAACGGGGAGCATCAGCTGTCTGACGAAGAGAACCATTGCCGGATCCGTTGTAGACTATGTATATGGTGTGCTAAAGGTGCCGATGGCTTTGGTGATGGAGTTGCCATCGCGGGAGCTCGGCTTTCAACCACCGGTGGAGATGATCAGTCAAATTGGACACGAAAGCTGGTACGGAATTCGGGAGATGTGCAAGCGCTCCTATGACCTCCGCCTTCAGATTGTCCGTGAAAATGAGCCGCCACTGCCTCGTCCGCCTCGATTCGAGGCGGGTAATGAAGGTGTGGCAACAGAAACCCTTACTGCATCCACGGAGGAGTCCACTGCGGCAGGTGGCGATTGTGCCAAGTCGAAACCCAAGAAGAAGCGGGCGAAGCGGACGGTTCGGGCGACCCACGATGAAATCCTCCGAATTCAGAAGGGTTTTAAGGCAAGTGAACCTCATGTCCTTCCTGAAGGAATCCAGGCCCTGCCTGCCGGACTCTTCCCCCGGCAATTGGAACCTCGGGTTCCACCTGTGAAGCGATCAGGACTCAGTCGTGATGGACGGGGCGGTGGTGATGGCGTTATTCTCACCAGCCATGGCAAACCTCCCATCTCATCCACAATGCCGCTAGGGGTTTTTCTATAA